The Prosthecobacter dejongeii genome contains a region encoding:
- a CDS encoding MFS transporter: MTSSSKWYSGVTRYQWLVLIVASLGWVFDAFEGQLYNITRADMLPDLLQVKGDDPLVKLWGERFLGIFLIGGTLGGWIFSSLADKWGRNPVMALTILCYSLFSGLTYFATEIWHVGVLRFLVAMGVGGEWAVGAALVAEVFPKQARERASGIFHATSVMGLWLAAGASLLVGTQWRYAYLLGVIPALLVLWVRISIQEPESWKQAKRDKAERMGSFTELLGDPMWRRRALLGAGLAMVGLATFWGVVVAGQDLAADLLKRLGDPDWARQSKIAFGFIQTAGAGLGMLAFGPLSARWGRRSTFTIMHLTALVMTPVVCWLPSHFMSYGLLLCLLPIFGFFAQGIHAGYAVYFPELFPTHLRATGAGFCFNTGRILAAPVLIWLSASMKSAFDLRLAITYLAGLFLLGLVFLAFLPETRGQDLPE, encoded by the coding sequence ATGACGTCATCCTCCAAATGGTACTCCGGTGTCACTCGTTATCAGTGGCTGGTGCTCATCGTGGCCTCGTTGGGGTGGGTGTTTGATGCTTTCGAGGGCCAGCTTTATAACATCACTCGGGCAGACATGCTGCCGGATCTCCTTCAGGTGAAAGGCGATGATCCTCTGGTGAAACTTTGGGGGGAGCGTTTTCTCGGCATCTTCCTTATTGGCGGCACTCTGGGCGGCTGGATCTTCAGCTCCTTAGCCGACAAATGGGGGCGGAATCCGGTGATGGCCCTCACCATTCTTTGTTATTCATTATTCTCAGGCCTAACGTATTTTGCCACGGAGATTTGGCATGTCGGAGTCTTGCGTTTTTTGGTCGCCATGGGCGTGGGGGGAGAGTGGGCCGTCGGTGCAGCTCTAGTGGCAGAGGTTTTTCCAAAACAGGCGCGTGAGCGTGCCAGCGGCATCTTTCATGCCACCAGTGTCATGGGCCTTTGGTTAGCGGCGGGTGCCAGTCTGCTGGTGGGCACGCAGTGGCGGTACGCTTATCTTTTGGGTGTCATCCCTGCCTTATTGGTGCTGTGGGTGCGCATCAGCATTCAAGAGCCTGAATCCTGGAAGCAGGCGAAACGAGACAAGGCGGAGCGCATGGGCAGTTTCACCGAATTGTTAGGAGATCCGATGTGGCGGCGGCGTGCTCTGTTAGGTGCAGGGCTGGCCATGGTGGGACTAGCGACTTTTTGGGGAGTCGTGGTGGCAGGGCAGGACTTGGCCGCAGATCTCCTCAAGCGCCTGGGGGATCCAGACTGGGCTCGTCAATCCAAGATCGCTTTCGGGTTCATCCAGACGGCGGGTGCCGGGTTGGGCATGTTAGCCTTCGGTCCCTTGAGTGCCCGCTGGGGGCGGCGGAGCACCTTCACGATCATGCATCTCACGGCCTTGGTGATGACGCCCGTCGTCTGCTGGCTACCGTCGCATTTCATGAGCTACGGGCTACTCCTCTGCCTGCTCCCCATTTTCGGTTTTTTTGCCCAGGGTATCCATGCCGGTTACGCCGTTTATTTCCCGGAGCTTTTCCCCACTCACTTACGCGCTACCGGCGCAGGTTTTTGTTTCAATACTGGCCGCATCCTGGCTGCGCCTGTTCTCATTTGGCTCTCTGCCTCCATGAAGTCAGCCTTTGATCTGCGGCTGGCCATTACTTACCTGGCGGGCCTTTTCCTCCTGGGGCTCGTATTTCTAGCTTTCTTGCCAGAAACCCGGGGCCAGGACTTGCCTGAGTGA
- a CDS encoding GxxExxY protein: MPVECDLRFPLLEREAFQHLDYRVMACAFASHRELGQHCTEEIYRNDLMGRLREEGIGPLHSEVLVWVRHHRFAKDYRLDLVVAQQCIYELKVARSIAPNHEGQILNYLLLTDCAHGKVLNFFPSSLESRFVNKSLTRQERSRFTLTQNRWQGGEELRKTMIDAVEDLGLFIETALYNQILVHHFGGAELAMQNQPIVRNTQVLGWQPFQMCGPDEAFRVTALPLRSMKAQQTSFLKMLALTKLKAFHWINMNGHSLHFTTLTV, from the coding sequence ATGCCTGTGGAATGTGATCTTCGATTTCCGCTGTTGGAGCGTGAGGCATTCCAGCATTTAGATTACCGAGTGATGGCTTGTGCCTTTGCTTCACATCGTGAATTGGGCCAACATTGCACGGAGGAAATTTACAGAAATGACCTCATGGGACGGCTAAGGGAAGAAGGTATTGGGCCATTGCATTCAGAAGTTCTTGTTTGGGTCAGGCATCATCGCTTTGCAAAAGACTACCGCCTGGATCTTGTCGTGGCACAGCAGTGTATTTACGAGCTCAAGGTCGCCAGATCCATCGCACCTAACCATGAGGGACAGATACTGAACTATCTTTTGTTAACGGATTGCGCTCATGGCAAGGTGTTGAATTTTTTCCCTTCATCATTGGAATCCCGTTTTGTAAACAAATCACTCACCCGTCAGGAACGCAGTCGATTCACTTTGACGCAGAATCGATGGCAAGGTGGGGAAGAGCTCAGAAAAACAATGATTGATGCAGTTGAAGATCTAGGGCTATTTATAGAAACAGCTTTGTATAACCAAATATTGGTTCACCACTTTGGAGGTGCCGAGTTGGCCATGCAGAATCAGCCCATCGTTCGCAATACCCAGGTTTTGGGATGGCAACCTTTTCAAATGTGTGGGCCCGATGAGGCCTTCCGAGTGACTGCTTTACCCTTGCGCAGCATGAAGGCTCAGCAAACCAGCTTTCTAAAGATGCTTGCCCTGACAAAATTGAAAGCCTTTCATTGGATCAACATGAACGGCCATTCTCTTCATTTCACCACGCTCACCGTCTAA
- a CDS encoding Gfo/Idh/MocA family protein, whose protein sequence is MSAPVRFALAGFGAWGKLHAQSIAGNSEAELIAITAPSAASQAEARLLYPQAQIFADARELIAQADFEILDIVTPSHTHRDLALAAMSRGKHILLEKPMAITLDDCKTIVAAAQEHGVQLAVGHELRLSSQWGEIKKIIQRGTIGDPQYVLVELSRKPYRLGASGWRYDPHRVGSWVLEEPIHFFDLARWYLESSGDPVELHAYGNSRDPQRPDLFDNFSAMFKYANGSYAVVSQTLAAFEHHQTIKVSGTQGALWAGWSGALDRTLEPSYFLKVFDGENLENVKIEKHSGEVFELREEIAQCVDMVRTGKSPIATGLDGLWSAGLCLVAEESIRQKRPLPVGEMLGF, encoded by the coding sequence ATGTCTGCTCCCGTTCGATTTGCCCTTGCCGGTTTTGGTGCCTGGGGAAAACTTCATGCCCAGTCCATCGCGGGTAACTCAGAGGCTGAACTCATCGCCATCACTGCCCCCTCGGCAGCCTCACAGGCTGAGGCACGCCTGCTCTACCCCCAGGCACAGATCTTTGCCGATGCCAGAGAGTTGATCGCCCAGGCAGACTTTGAGATACTCGACATCGTCACTCCCAGCCACACACATCGCGATCTCGCCCTCGCGGCCATGAGCCGTGGCAAACATATCCTGTTGGAAAAACCGATGGCCATCACGCTGGACGATTGCAAGACCATTGTCGCGGCAGCTCAAGAGCATGGCGTGCAGCTTGCCGTCGGCCATGAGTTGCGTCTTTCTTCCCAGTGGGGAGAGATCAAAAAGATCATCCAGCGTGGCACCATCGGGGACCCGCAATACGTCTTGGTCGAGCTTTCGCGCAAGCCTTACCGCCTTGGGGCCAGCGGCTGGCGTTATGATCCACACCGCGTAGGCAGTTGGGTCTTGGAGGAGCCCATCCATTTTTTTGACCTCGCTCGCTGGTACTTAGAAAGCAGTGGAGACCCTGTGGAACTCCACGCTTATGGAAACTCACGGGATCCTCAGCGCCCTGATTTGTTCGATAATTTCAGTGCCATGTTTAAGTACGCCAACGGCAGCTACGCGGTCGTCTCGCAAACGCTGGCTGCCTTCGAGCACCACCAGACCATCAAAGTCAGCGGCACCCAGGGGGCCCTCTGGGCAGGCTGGAGCGGTGCTCTGGATCGGACTTTAGAGCCCAGCTACTTTCTCAAAGTCTTTGATGGTGAAAACCTCGAAAACGTGAAGATCGAAAAACACAGTGGAGAGGTCTTTGAGTTGCGGGAGGAAATCGCTCAATGTGTGGACATGGTCCGCACGGGTAAATCGCCCATCGCCACCGGGCTAGACGGTCTGTGGTCCGCCGGCCTCTGCCTCGTCGCCGAGGAATCCATCCGCCAAAAGCGGCCTCTTCCTGTGGGAGAGATGCTGGGTTTTTAA
- a CDS encoding LLM class flavin-dependent oxidoreductase, with amino-acid sequence MPSPIPVRTASRQAEVAWFSALCADDYEFLGIPDGHLRSSFAHCSHIVQKADSHGFQNILLPSGWIAGQDALTFAAALAPQTRQINQLVALRMGEVWPPMLARAIATVDHLSQGRLCLNIISSDLPGLKESNEVRYGRSREIIQILKKLWSTEGSLAWQGEHYQFNLPTCDPAKPYQQNGGPLLYFGGISPLAQDLCAQFCDVFLMWPETEARLEATMRGMAEKAASYGRQIDFGLRIHVIVRETEAEARNAADRLISRLDLEKGQEIRNRSMDSQSAGVLRQDELRAMSPDLFIEDHVWSGIGLARSGCGSAIVGDPDQVLAKLHRYMDLGIRSFILSGYPHLEECDLFAKHVLPHLPTCRLNEVQGRLVPQPVTPLTTAPRT; translated from the coding sequence ATGCCTTCTCCCATTCCTGTCCGCACGGCCTCACGCCAGGCTGAAGTCGCTTGGTTTTCCGCTCTCTGTGCGGATGACTATGAGTTTCTAGGCATTCCAGACGGGCATTTGCGCAGCAGTTTTGCTCATTGCAGTCACATCGTCCAAAAGGCGGACTCGCATGGCTTTCAAAACATCCTGCTCCCGTCAGGTTGGATCGCGGGCCAGGATGCCCTCACCTTTGCCGCAGCGCTGGCTCCACAAACACGCCAGATCAATCAACTCGTGGCTCTGCGCATGGGCGAAGTCTGGCCGCCGATGCTGGCGCGGGCCATCGCCACGGTGGACCATCTCTCGCAGGGGCGTCTGTGCCTCAATATCATCTCTTCCGACTTGCCTGGCTTGAAGGAAAGCAACGAAGTCCGCTATGGCCGTAGTCGAGAGATCATTCAGATCTTGAAAAAACTCTGGTCCACAGAAGGGTCTCTGGCGTGGCAGGGAGAACACTACCAGTTTAACCTACCCACCTGTGATCCGGCAAAACCTTACCAGCAAAATGGGGGGCCATTGCTTTACTTCGGCGGCATTTCTCCCCTCGCCCAGGATCTGTGTGCCCAGTTCTGCGATGTCTTTTTGATGTGGCCAGAGACGGAGGCGCGACTGGAGGCCACCATGCGCGGCATGGCAGAAAAGGCAGCCTCTTACGGACGCCAGATTGACTTCGGTCTGCGCATCCATGTCATCGTCCGGGAGACCGAGGCTGAGGCCCGCAACGCAGCGGACCGATTGATCTCTCGGCTCGATTTAGAGAAGGGACAAGAGATCCGGAACCGCTCCATGGACAGCCAGAGTGCCGGAGTGCTGCGCCAGGATGAGCTGCGTGCGATGAGTCCAGATCTCTTCATTGAGGACCACGTCTGGTCTGGCATCGGCCTTGCGCGCAGCGGCTGCGGCAGCGCCATCGTTGGGGATCCGGATCAGGTGCTGGCGAAACTTCATCGTTACATGGACCTCGGCATCCGTTCCTTCATCCTCAGCGGTTACCCGCATCTGGAGGAGTGTGACCTCTTCGCCAAACATGTCCTCCCTCATCTGCCCACCTGTCGTTTGAATGAAGTCCAGGGCCGTCTCGTCCCCCAGCCCGTGACTCCTCTCACCACGGCCCCTAGAACTTAA
- a CDS encoding ROK family protein, with amino-acid sequence MRTKPADQSVLLASILLQLRGQHASSRSSLSKVTNLSPSTVGIYVDHLIALGYVNESGLEQGAMGRPQRKLSLIPDAGWFAGVEFNAERVQAVRVDFAGHKVASLVRPLPPKTNTQTVLREIRSVVVGLGKLAPGPLLGMGVGAPGLVNSELGVAMQYAFIPDWKNVPLVQELSEDFPVTVTLENNLRAIALAERWFGGGRELDDYVILGPRSGFGIAIMKNGELLRGGHHAAGEIGRWPWPLQGGGGELHDELTAPMVWRRLTGGRQDTQPMDLRAALKGLAGERGKAWDLVISDYARVIGLLHLLIDAERYFLHGPLTALGPHFCQAITEQATVIMPVLREMPPLIVPSDLGDEAGALGAASLAMEAWIPEVNGGKLL; translated from the coding sequence ATGCGCACCAAGCCCGCAGACCAATCCGTCCTCCTCGCTTCCATCCTCCTGCAACTGCGCGGGCAGCATGCGTCTTCACGCAGCAGTCTGTCAAAAGTGACAAATCTTTCCCCTTCGACCGTGGGCATCTATGTGGATCACTTAATTGCGCTCGGTTATGTGAATGAATCCGGCCTGGAGCAGGGAGCCATGGGCCGCCCTCAGCGGAAGCTGAGCTTGATCCCGGATGCAGGCTGGTTTGCCGGGGTGGAATTCAATGCTGAACGTGTGCAGGCTGTGAGGGTGGACTTTGCCGGCCATAAGGTGGCATCTCTGGTGAGGCCACTGCCGCCCAAAACGAACACCCAGACGGTGCTGAGAGAGATCCGCAGTGTGGTGGTAGGACTGGGAAAGCTGGCCCCGGGCCCTTTGCTAGGCATGGGCGTGGGAGCCCCTGGATTGGTGAATTCGGAGTTAGGCGTGGCGATGCAGTACGCCTTCATCCCCGACTGGAAAAATGTGCCGCTGGTGCAGGAACTCAGTGAGGACTTTCCTGTAACCGTCACCTTGGAAAATAACTTGCGCGCTATCGCCCTGGCAGAGCGTTGGTTTGGCGGGGGGCGCGAGTTGGACGATTACGTGATCCTGGGTCCACGAAGTGGCTTTGGCATCGCCATCATGAAAAATGGTGAACTGCTGAGAGGCGGCCACCATGCGGCGGGCGAGATCGGCCGCTGGCCCTGGCCACTGCAAGGTGGTGGGGGGGAACTGCATGATGAGCTGACGGCCCCCATGGTGTGGCGCCGCCTCACCGGAGGCAGACAGGATACTCAGCCGATGGACTTGCGGGCGGCCCTAAAAGGGCTGGCGGGAGAGAGGGGAAAGGCCTGGGACCTGGTGATCTCTGACTACGCCAGAGTCATCGGGCTGCTGCACCTCTTGATTGATGCGGAGAGATACTTCCTGCATGGGCCGCTGACGGCCCTGGGGCCACATTTTTGCCAAGCGATCACGGAACAGGCCACGGTGATCATGCCCGTGCTCAGGGAAATGCCGCCGCTCATTGTCCCCTCAGATCTCGGGGATGAAGCGGGCGCCCTGGGAGCTGCCAGCCTGGCCATGGAGGCCTGGATCCCCGAGGTGAATGGAGGAAAACTTTTGTAG
- a CDS encoding AraC family transcriptional regulator codes for MAAHIPQIAMLVDTSRTYGQDIVAGVRRYVAEHGPWSLYLEPRDLLSSYPAWLEEWPGDGILARTGDAAMLQRLKATGLPVMELRDSSPDQPFPFVGMDNSEIGVRVAVHLRSRGFQRFAAYLDPSLDFFRERIQRFTETVKSEGFACPVFEAFSPSQRPRWDEHQQALADWLTSLEKPVGVFASNDQLGFWLLDAARRAGISVPEEVAVVGAENDRLLCETAWPPLSSVQLRGQAVGYAASQMLDAWIRTGTRPPERTLLPAGDFIVRQSSDIVAVEDPRLARALTYIRQHATENLGVDEVARAASLSRSALERQMKKQIGRSPGEEINRIRFGLVERLLTQTDLTLDAIAERAGFTHPQYMAEAFRKRQGQTPGQYRQRRKI; via the coding sequence ATGGCCGCGCACATCCCGCAGATCGCCATGCTGGTGGATACCTCCCGCACCTATGGGCAGGACATCGTGGCTGGGGTACGGCGCTACGTGGCGGAACATGGCCCGTGGTCCCTCTATCTGGAGCCGCGAGATCTGCTGTCCAGTTACCCAGCGTGGCTAGAGGAATGGCCCGGGGACGGCATCCTAGCACGCACAGGAGATGCAGCTATGCTGCAGCGGCTGAAGGCCACTGGCCTGCCGGTCATGGAGTTGCGAGATTCCTCACCTGATCAGCCTTTTCCCTTTGTGGGTATGGACAATAGCGAGATCGGCGTGCGGGTAGCGGTGCATCTGCGCAGCCGGGGTTTTCAGCGTTTCGCCGCGTATCTAGATCCTTCGCTCGATTTCTTTCGCGAGCGCATTCAGCGGTTTACGGAGACGGTGAAAAGTGAGGGCTTTGCCTGCCCGGTGTTTGAGGCTTTTTCCCCGAGCCAGCGCCCCCGCTGGGATGAGCACCAGCAGGCGCTGGCTGACTGGCTAACTTCATTGGAAAAACCGGTGGGCGTTTTTGCCAGCAATGACCAGTTAGGTTTTTGGCTGCTGGATGCAGCGCGGCGGGCAGGCATCTCTGTTCCGGAGGAGGTAGCGGTGGTGGGAGCTGAAAATGACCGACTGCTGTGTGAGACGGCTTGGCCGCCCCTCTCCAGCGTGCAACTGCGCGGCCAAGCGGTGGGCTATGCGGCCTCGCAAATGCTGGATGCGTGGATTCGCACGGGCACCCGGCCGCCCGAACGCACGCTGCTGCCAGCGGGGGATTTCATCGTGCGGCAGTCCTCAGACATCGTGGCGGTGGAAGATCCACGACTGGCACGGGCGCTGACCTACATCCGCCAGCACGCGACCGAAAATCTCGGGGTGGATGAGGTAGCGCGGGCTGCCTCACTCTCACGCAGTGCCTTGGAAAGGCAGATGAAAAAACAGATCGGCCGCTCTCCAGGGGAGGAGATCAACCGCATCCGCTTTGGCCTCGTGGAACGGCTTTTGACGCAGACGGATCTGACGCTGGATGCCATTGCTGAGCGGGCGGGCTTTACCCACCCGCAATACATGGCGGAGGCCTTTCGCAAAAGGCAGGGACAGACACCGGGACAGTACCGTCAGCGCCGGAAGATCTAG
- a CDS encoding alpha/beta hydrolase family protein, with the protein MKFLTALLLSCVTLVSAEQVGPWNLDALKKAPSMKWLNQATPVHSLLYTGEMYQDKPTEVFAFYASPITLGTAQSGTKFPGVVLIHGGGGTAFAEWAYLWAKRGYAAIAMDLSGSRPPDPVFDAQTGAPKGHQSEAKERTRLPNGGPPHGAPEKFDSIGGSISDDWPFHAAASVIRAHSLLRSFPEVQAENTAVTGISWGGYTTCLVASLDDRFKAAVPVYGCGFLYEGESVQKPSIDRLGDRRADWVREYDPSSLLPRCRVPILFVNGTNDIHYPLDSYMKSYNVVPGEKQMRIQVNMAHGHPPGWAPQEIGLFIDSKCRAGLPLTVPGSPIVEGGQVKVSYTGGAPLKEAKLHYTTDSGVRAKRTWKSVDAVIRDGTVSAPKPPAEANTWFLTLTDERGAMVSTTVQLQP; encoded by the coding sequence ATGAAGTTTTTGACCGCTCTTCTTCTCTCCTGTGTCACCCTGGTCTCCGCTGAACAAGTGGGGCCGTGGAACCTGGATGCACTCAAAAAAGCCCCCTCCATGAAGTGGCTGAACCAGGCCACGCCCGTGCACTCACTGCTCTACACTGGCGAGATGTATCAGGATAAACCTACGGAGGTGTTCGCCTTTTACGCCTCCCCCATCACGCTCGGAACGGCCCAGTCGGGCACCAAATTCCCCGGTGTGGTCTTGATCCACGGAGGCGGGGGCACGGCCTTCGCGGAGTGGGCCTATCTTTGGGCCAAGCGCGGTTACGCCGCCATCGCCATGGACCTCTCAGGTTCCCGCCCCCCTGATCCCGTCTTCGATGCCCAAACGGGAGCTCCCAAAGGCCACCAATCCGAGGCGAAAGAACGCACCCGCCTGCCCAATGGCGGGCCTCCTCATGGAGCCCCTGAAAAGTTTGACTCCATCGGCGGCAGCATCTCGGACGACTGGCCTTTCCATGCCGCTGCCAGTGTCATCCGTGCACACTCTTTGTTACGCAGTTTCCCTGAGGTGCAGGCAGAAAATACAGCGGTGACTGGCATCAGTTGGGGCGGGTACACCACCTGTCTGGTGGCTTCGCTGGATGATCGTTTCAAGGCGGCTGTCCCTGTTTACGGCTGTGGATTTCTTTACGAAGGTGAGTCTGTGCAAAAGCCCTCCATTGATCGCCTGGGAGATCGCCGGGCGGACTGGGTGCGCGAGTATGATCCTTCCAGCCTGCTGCCCCGCTGCCGTGTGCCCATCCTGTTTGTCAATGGCACCAACGACATCCACTACCCGCTGGATAGCTACATGAAGAGTTACAACGTCGTGCCGGGAGAGAAGCAGATGCGCATCCAGGTGAACATGGCGCATGGGCATCCGCCTGGTTGGGCCCCACAGGAAATCGGCCTATTCATTGACTCTAAATGCCGTGCTGGCCTGCCCCTTACCGTGCCGGGTTCACCTATCGTGGAGGGAGGCCAAGTGAAAGTCAGCTACACAGGAGGTGCCCCCCTGAAAGAGGCTAAACTGCACTACACCACCGACTCCGGCGTGCGTGCGAAACGCACCTGGAAAAGTGTGGATGCCGTCATCCGAGACGGCACAGTATCCGCGCCTAAACCCCCGGCGGAGGCCAATACCTGGTTCCTCACGCTCACGGATGAACGCGGCGCCATGGTCAGCACAACGGTGCAGCTTCAGCCTTGA
- a CDS encoding DUF1800 domain-containing protein, producing the protein MKLARRDLLKTVTLGSSASVLASCERITNAINQNLLGEGVPAHLHPAESVDIDPDFHLLSRASFGPWPGDVASLKKKGRDAWIEEQLHPDSISDTACDLRAERFESLYFSAGDAYEFRKPVLREELTRHALLRAVYSRRQLFEVMVEFWTDHLNIDLEKGDCIYLKPSDDRDVIRQHALGNFRDLIRASATSPAMLVYLDGKTNKVRRGTTDQPNENYARELMELHTLGVHGGYTQKDVYEAARCLSGWTFDPKRVFALNQGESYFRPDWHDDGTKEVLGQTLPAGGGPKDLDRLVDIVCKHPATAQYIALKLCRRFVSPTPPASLLQTVAAEFTRTQGDICSLLRVIFKSDEFFASRGQLLKRPFKFMVSALRAVAADTQADQSILEPLQRMGHGLFQYPTPDGYPDEELPWMGTLMWRWNFALALAANKQLGAKVNLHPLHKALREPGTKAELGRWFGHLIGRQPTGAELATLTQFSPDSSASAIGLILASPAFQRC; encoded by the coding sequence ATGAAACTGGCGCGCCGAGACCTCCTCAAAACCGTGACCCTGGGCAGCAGTGCCAGCGTGCTGGCCAGTTGTGAGCGCATCACCAACGCCATTAATCAAAATTTGTTAGGCGAAGGTGTACCGGCGCATTTGCACCCGGCAGAGAGCGTGGACATTGATCCTGATTTCCATCTCCTCTCGCGCGCCAGTTTCGGCCCCTGGCCGGGAGACGTGGCCAGCTTGAAGAAGAAAGGTCGAGATGCCTGGATCGAGGAGCAACTGCACCCAGACTCCATCTCAGACACGGCCTGTGACCTGCGGGCAGAGCGGTTTGAATCTCTCTACTTCAGTGCGGGTGATGCCTATGAATTCCGCAAACCCGTGCTGCGGGAGGAGCTGACCCGGCATGCCCTACTGCGGGCAGTGTACAGTCGCCGACAGCTTTTTGAAGTGATGGTGGAGTTCTGGACGGATCACCTCAACATTGATCTGGAAAAGGGTGACTGCATCTACCTCAAGCCGAGCGATGACCGCGACGTCATCCGCCAGCATGCCTTGGGAAACTTCCGCGACCTCATCCGCGCTTCCGCCACCTCCCCGGCCATGCTGGTTTATCTGGATGGCAAAACCAACAAGGTGCGCCGTGGCACGACCGACCAGCCTAACGAAAACTACGCGCGCGAATTGATGGAGCTGCACACCCTGGGCGTGCATGGAGGCTACACGCAGAAGGATGTGTATGAAGCTGCCCGCTGCCTGAGCGGCTGGACCTTTGACCCCAAACGTGTCTTCGCTCTCAATCAAGGGGAGTCCTACTTCCGCCCAGACTGGCACGATGACGGCACGAAGGAGGTGCTAGGACAAACTCTCCCGGCGGGCGGGGGCCCAAAGGATCTGGACCGTCTGGTGGACATTGTCTGCAAGCATCCAGCCACAGCACAATACATCGCACTGAAACTGTGCCGGCGTTTCGTCAGCCCCACCCCACCGGCCAGCCTCCTGCAAACAGTGGCGGCAGAGTTTACCCGCACTCAAGGAGATATTTGTAGCCTGCTGCGAGTGATCTTCAAATCTGACGAATTCTTTGCCAGTCGCGGTCAGCTACTCAAACGTCCCTTCAAGTTCATGGTCTCTGCACTGCGGGCTGTGGCGGCCGACACGCAGGCGGATCAAAGCATCCTCGAGCCTCTGCAACGGATGGGTCACGGGCTGTTTCAATACCCCACTCCGGATGGCTACCCGGACGAGGAACTGCCCTGGATGGGCACGCTGATGTGGCGCTGGAACTTCGCCCTCGCCCTAGCGGCTAACAAACAGTTGGGAGCAAAGGTGAACCTGCACCCACTGCACAAAGCCCTGCGAGAACCGGGAACGAAGGCAGAACTCGGGCGCTGGTTTGGCCACCTCATCGGCAGGCAGCCCACCGGGGCCGAGCTGGCCACCCTGACCCAGTTTTCGCCAGACTCTTCCGCTTCCGCCATCGGGCTCATCCTGGCCAGCCCAGCCTTTCAGAGGTGCTAA
- a CDS encoding DUF1501 domain-containing protein → MPSLTRRALLSKLAFATPTMAEVQGDHTLIHIFLRGGADTLNLWVPYADDRYYRLRPALAIPAPGKGSDAALRLNDHYALHPALKPLEAAYQEGRLGAVQSVGVDNTSGSHFECQDQMEHGDSMHGIPAGGGWLGRYLRLRAGAKASPLSAVAIGTTLPESLRGAPAVSVLEHLEDISLKAAGKHAEEVVTALQSLYGADVSLLGERGLETLDLFRRLSALQQRTDGPDHGATYPSAPFGSGLREIARLVKARLGLQVACIDLGGWDTHFFQGNSSGTQAQQIKLLAEGIAALETDLEEHRARYTIMVTTEFGRRVYENASLGTDHGRGFTLMALGDRVKGGQVIGGWPIQADDDVNVNTPGPGGLIAETDYRQVFAEVLRGSLGLTTQEATQVFPGIVPQKVGLM, encoded by the coding sequence ATGCCTTCCCTCACCCGCCGCGCTCTGCTTTCCAAGCTCGCCTTTGCCACACCCACCATGGCGGAGGTGCAGGGAGATCACACCCTCATTCACATCTTTCTGCGTGGCGGGGCAGACACGCTGAATCTGTGGGTGCCGTATGCGGATGACCGGTACTACCGCCTGCGCCCAGCCCTGGCCATTCCAGCCCCGGGCAAAGGCAGCGATGCCGCGCTTCGGCTCAATGATCACTACGCCCTGCACCCTGCGCTAAAACCCCTCGAAGCGGCGTATCAAGAAGGGCGACTGGGGGCGGTGCAATCTGTGGGGGTGGACAATACCAGTGGCTCTCATTTTGAATGCCAGGACCAGATGGAGCATGGTGATTCCATGCATGGTATCCCGGCGGGGGGTGGCTGGCTGGGGCGTTACCTGCGCCTGCGCGCTGGGGCAAAGGCGTCCCCACTTTCCGCCGTAGCCATCGGCACCACCTTGCCGGAATCTTTGCGCGGAGCCCCCGCCGTCAGCGTGCTGGAGCACCTGGAGGACATCAGCCTCAAAGCCGCAGGCAAACATGCTGAAGAAGTGGTGACCGCGCTCCAGTCACTCTATGGGGCCGATGTCAGCCTGCTGGGTGAACGTGGGCTAGAGACGCTGGATCTTTTTCGTCGTCTTTCCGCCCTGCAACAGCGCACGGATGGCCCCGACCACGGAGCCACCTACCCGAGTGCTCCTTTCGGCAGTGGCCTGCGTGAAATAGCGCGGCTGGTCAAAGCACGGCTGGGACTGCAAGTGGCCTGCATTGATCTAGGCGGCTGGGACACGCATTTTTTCCAGGGCAACAGCAGTGGCACTCAGGCCCAGCAGATCAAACTCTTAGCAGAAGGCATCGCCGCGCTGGAGACAGATCTGGAAGAGCACCGTGCGCGCTACACCATCATGGTCACCACCGAGTTCGGCCGGCGTGTGTATGAAAACGCCTCGTTGGGCACGGACCACGGACGTGGTTTCACCCTCATGGCGTTGGGAGATCGCGTCAAAGGCGGGCAAGTCATCGGCGGGTGGCCCATCCAGGCGGATGATGATGTCAATGTGAATACCCCGGGCCCCGGCGGCCTCATCGCAGAGACGGATTACCGGCAAGTGTTTGCCGAAGTGCTGCGCGGCAGCCTCGGTTTAACCACCCAAGAAGCTACCCAGGTATTCCCCGGTATCGTGCCTCAAAAGGTGGGGCTGATGTAA